One genomic window of Hyperolius riggenbachi isolate aHypRig1 chromosome 7, aHypRig1.pri, whole genome shotgun sequence includes the following:
- the DECR2 gene encoding peroxisomal 2,4-dienoyl-CoA reductase [(3E)-enoyl-CoA-producing] isoform X2, whose amino-acid sequence MRHGCDTVIVSRNQQRLNEAAEKLRTATGRRCLALVGDVRQPQTLISAVEEALRTFSRIDILINNAAGNFLCPASSLSFNAFKTVHEIDSMGTFNASKIVYEHYFRDHGGVIINISATLDYKGQVLQVHAGSAKAAIDAMTRHLAVEWGPSKVRVISLAPGPIVGTEGMRRLGGQVAEAAGLYNMIPLQRPGNKTEIAHGALFLASPLAAYVTGTTLVMDGGSWMTSPNYLQASLGTAPSAHL is encoded by the exons ATGAG GCATGGCTGCGACACAGTGATTGTCAGCAGGAACCAGCAGCGGCTAAACGAG GCAGCTGAGAAACTAAGAACCGCAACAGGCCGGCGATGCCTTGCACTAGTTGGAGATGTACGacagcctcagaccctgattaGTGCGGTGGAGGAAGCCCTGAGGACCTTCTCCAGGATAGACATTCTTATAAACA ATGCTGCTGGGAATTTCCTCTGTCCGGCCAGCAGCTTGTCTTTCAATGCTTTCAAGACTGTCCATGAAATCGACTCAATGGGAACATTCAATGCTAGCAAGATAGTGTATGAACACTATTTCCGT gATCACGGTGGTGTCATCATAAACATCTCAGCAACCCTGGATTACAAAGGTCAAGTGCTGCAGGTGCATGCGGGCAGCGCTAAGGCTGCTATAG ATGCCATGACCAGGCACCTGGCAGTGGAGTGGGGTCCTAGTAAAGTGCGGGTTATTAGCCTGGCACCTGGGCCCATCGTTGGCACAGAGGGAATGCGCCGATTAG GTGGACAAGTGGCAGAAGCAGCTGGACTATACAATATGATTCCATTGCAGCGTCCAGGAAATAAGACTGAGattgcccacggagccctcttCTTGGCCAGTCCATTAGCGGCCTATGTGACCGGCACAACCCTAGTGATGGATGGTGGATCCTGGATGACCTCGCCCAATTATCTACAGGCATCGCTGGGTACCGCTCCTTCTGCTCACCTATAG
- the DECR2 gene encoding peroxisomal 2,4-dienoyl-CoA reductase [(3E)-enoyl-CoA-producing] isoform X1, whose amino-acid sequence MRHGCDTVIVSRNQQRLNEAAEKLRTATGRRCLALVGDVRQPQTLISAVEEALRTFSRIDILINNAAGNFLCPASSLSFNAFKTVHEIDSMGTFNASKIVYEHYFRDHGGVIINISATLDYKGQVLQVHAGSAKAAIDAMTRHLAVEWGPSKVRVISLAPGPIVGTEGMRRLGGQVAEAAGLYNMIPLQRPGNKTEIAHGALFLASPLAAYVTGTTLVMDGGSWMTSPNYLQASLDVWSSQKKANQ is encoded by the exons ATGAG GCATGGCTGCGACACAGTGATTGTCAGCAGGAACCAGCAGCGGCTAAACGAG GCAGCTGAGAAACTAAGAACCGCAACAGGCCGGCGATGCCTTGCACTAGTTGGAGATGTACGacagcctcagaccctgattaGTGCGGTGGAGGAAGCCCTGAGGACCTTCTCCAGGATAGACATTCTTATAAACA ATGCTGCTGGGAATTTCCTCTGTCCGGCCAGCAGCTTGTCTTTCAATGCTTTCAAGACTGTCCATGAAATCGACTCAATGGGAACATTCAATGCTAGCAAGATAGTGTATGAACACTATTTCCGT gATCACGGTGGTGTCATCATAAACATCTCAGCAACCCTGGATTACAAAGGTCAAGTGCTGCAGGTGCATGCGGGCAGCGCTAAGGCTGCTATAG ATGCCATGACCAGGCACCTGGCAGTGGAGTGGGGTCCTAGTAAAGTGCGGGTTATTAGCCTGGCACCTGGGCCCATCGTTGGCACAGAGGGAATGCGCCGATTAG GTGGACAAGTGGCAGAAGCAGCTGGACTATACAATATGATTCCATTGCAGCGTCCAGGAAATAAGACTGAGattgcccacggagccctcttCTTGGCCAGTCCATTAGCGGCCTATGTGACCGGCACAACCCTAGTGATGGATGGTGGATCCTGGATGACCTCGCCCAATTATCTACAGGCATCGCTGG ACGTGTGGTCCTCTCAGAAGAAGGCTAATCAATAA